The window ATACTCTTTTTGTGTCGGTTGCAGCGAGTCAATGACTAATGACCTTGTTACCGACGCAActctttgatcatttgagacccaaaaaatatgttttcccTCTCTgtccaagaaaaaaattattatcttcttttattgttttagtACTATTTTTACCGTAATTAGAAAGTTTctaacataataaatttatgatttgcCTATTGCCTTGAAACTCATGCAACTTGTAAAAGTAAGCAAAACCAACATGTTATTTTCaataactttatattaaaaCGGTGTCCTTGTTCTTTTTTATACAAGTATTTTAGTTATAAGAAAGTGTCCCTATCGAGATAGTAGGTTCTCAAAAGTTTTCTTGTTTCATCATTTTCAGTTCAAAACAAATGTTGTGCTACCGTCTCTTCATTACTTTCTTCTTCCGTTAACAATGCAGTATAATGAATACGTTTCCTTTGGTTGCTTGTCAAATTTAGCACATGCCTCATCTCCCATTTCATCCGTCATTGTCACATGTCTTCTGATGACAAGTATTTCTTTTGACACCATCTGAAATGCATCAAATTGTTGAAGAATAAGAACAAAACAGGTTCTTTAAGTTGGAACTGCAACccttcattaaatatttatatcttgCTTTCAAGTTTGTACTCTTTTTGATGTTAATGATTTTCCACAACCGAATCTGTACTTAAAATGTTCCATTAGCCTTCAAACTTGGATAAACTTTTCTACTATTTTGTCCTTATTCTTCCATTATAAATTACTTTGTCTGAAACAAGCTCCACTATTTTCTCTGACCCCCAGCTCAAATTTTCTTACTATTTATCACAGACTCACTCACTGTACACATTCTGATTCTCGCTTGTTTGAAGCAAAAAAATGAATCTTATACAAAACCCCTCTTTAAGTTTGCTACTACACTTGTATTTCTTTCTGCTTTGTCTTCATTGCACAAGTTCTTATCCCACAGCCATGAACTGCACCGACACAAGTCGTGTTTGCACTTCTTTCTTGGCCTTTAAGCCTCATCAAAACCAAACCTTGGCTGTGATACAAAGCATGTTTGATGTGTTGCCCGGTGAGATCACCGTTGAAGGCAATGGCTGGGATTATATATTCATCAGGAAAAACTGTTCTTGTGCTGCTGGTATGAAGAAGTATGTGTCTAACACCACACTCACTGTGAAATCCAATGGAGGATTTGAGCATGATTTGGTGATGGAAGCCTATGACAGGCTTGCTCTCTTGCCCAACACCACGACGCGTTGGGCAAGAGAAGGCGGTATCATATCTCTGAGCTTGTTCTGTAGTTGCTCTAGTGGACTGTGGAACTATCTGATGAGCTATGTCATCAGAGATGGGGACAGTGTTGAATCACTAGCAAGCAGGTTTGGGGTTAGTATGGATAGCATTGAGACAGTGAATGGCATTGACAATCCTACTGTTGGTTCTCTCGTTTATATACCTTTGAATTCGGGTTAGCTTTTGCAATCCTCTTCAACACTTTTATTGTGGATCAGTCAAACTCATACTTTATCTCCatcaaagtttaaaacacaTATTCAAGATCTCACTGGTTTGATCTTCATTCAACTGTCATAATGTATATGACTGCACTAAATCAATTTCCTTTTATTGTGAGGTGCCTGTGTGttatgtttgtgtgtgtgtttgaaaTGGACGTTTTGTTCTATTTAGTTTATTCATGCTTTAGTTCTATTAACACTAATGATTTATGACTTGGGAAATCGGGCTGCTTTTAGTAATTAATGTTCAACAGTTGGGATTTGGAAATAAGTGAGAGAATGCAATAGGCAATACCAGTCCTTTTTTAGCATTGAAGTTGAAAGACGTTCTATTGGTCACCTAAGCAAATGCACTCAGCTAAATTTTTGAGTCCTGACTCTGTATTGCAGTTCCTGGTGAGTCTTACCACTTGATGAATGATACTCCTCCAGCTCCAACCCCTTCGCCGtctgttaataatttttcaggTATGGATCAGCATATAGTGGAAGAAAAGgagaaatcattttaattttctttcagaAAGGAAAAATCAGTATGTACAAATTGGTTGAGGTTAAAGTTTTGTTTACAAGCATGTAGTATTATGATATCTTGTTCTTTTAGTTTatgcttatttattttctacCAGTGCCATTGAGCTCTGAAACtccaaaggaaaaataatttaacccaaaaaatgtgtagaaaaataatgattaaaaaagcaTTTTTGGCAAAGTCTGCAttgatttacttttttatatatataaaaaaataggacaATACTATTTATACAATGTCTATTACAGAGTCTTAGCCCACTTCTCTTTTAATTCATGAAACAAGACAAACCTAATTCCCAATGCacatttgttttctctctttttccccaAACAAGATTGTAGAGAAGGTGTAAAATATTTGGGAGTGAAAATTATTTCAGTTTGGTTTAAACTCAACGCATTGAGATGCTGAACTAGAAGTAATTTGTTTCTCTTTGATTTCACTTATTGAGTATGTATTAGTTTTTTCTACAGCTGACCAAGTCAACCAGAAGGCTCATGTACCCCATGAATGGATCATAGGAGGTTTAGGGGTTGGTCTTGCTCTGATAATATTAACCATTATTGTGTGTGTGGCCCTAAGATCACCCAATTGTTTGGTTGAAGCCGGAAATAATGCAAAAGATTCTTCAGGAAAGATCTCTAATAAGTTCTATGTTTTTGGAAATCCAAGTTTGTTTTGTGGATGTGTCAAACCTGTGGACCAGAAGCAAACTGATGGTGAATCCAGCAGTCACCAAATTACCGGTACCAAAACATCAAGTAATCACCCTACTTATTGGACTCTCGAGTACACATGTTATTTCGGCTTAAAGTAGTCATCTTTGCATGTATTGAGCAAGAATATATGCACTGTTCATACACGcaagaataaatatattaaaaaggaaaaagaaaagagatatgCTGAATGTTACCACattgttgaatttttaatttttttcaaatatttttggcACCAATAATATgatttgtaatttaaaattagaagaCATGCATAACATACTTTATTTGTTATTGCAGCTCTAATACCTGACATGTTGGACATGGATAAGCCTGTAGTTTTTTcatatgaagaaattttttctTCAACTGATGGTTTCTCTGATTCAAATCTACTTGGGCACAGAACATATGGCTCTGTTTACTATGGTCTCCTCGGTGACCAGGTTTGTGGCTGAATACTTTAATTCTGTTATAGaacaaggcaagtgtttcaccAGAAGGAAATTATGAGACCAATATTATTCTCATATTGTTTTGGTATGTATTTAAATCTTCTAGGAAGTTGCTATTAAAAGAATGACATCTACTAAAACTAAAGAATTTATGTCAGAGGTAAAAGTTCTGTGCAAGGTTCATCATGCTAATCTGGTATGTCTTTGTTGTTCGAAATAAATTACATGCTTGGATTTCAGAATAAATTCCTTGCAGCATTTATAGAGTTTGAGTCctatttcttattaattttgtCAAGGTAGAATTGATCGGCTATGCGGTTAGCCATGATGAGTTTTTCCTTATTTATGAATTTGCTCAGAAAGGTTCACTCAGCAGCCATTTGCATGATCCTCAAAGTAAGGGTAAGATCACGTCAATTGCTACTTTACTgtatatccttttattttttaatatagagaCACTTAGATAAAATTTATAGTGGAAGTAAGTACTGAGAAGTTTCCTACATTTTCGTATGTATATATGATTCAAGgccttttcttttgtcttgtttataGGTCATTCACCTCTTTCTTGGATCACAAGGGTCCAGATTGCACTTGATGCTGCTAGGGGCCTTGAATACATACACGAGCATACAAAAACTCGTTACGTCCATCAAGATATCAAGACAAGCAACATTTTACTTGATGCTTCCTTTAGAGCCAAGGTAATAACAAATTTAGACaacattaaattatttctaaatattttcCAGATTTGTTGATTGACAGATCTCTCCGACTATTTTTCCAGATATCAGATTTTGGGTTAGCAAAACTTGTAGGTAAAACAAATGAGGGAGAAACCGCAGCAACCAAAGTTGTAAATGCATATGGATATCTTGCTCCAGAGTATGTCTACTTGTACAAAATTATTCCTCTTATACGGAAGGAGGGGaaaaatgaatgattttttttaataacattttgtAGATACTTGAGCAATGGCCTTGCAACGACCAAAAGTGATGTCTATGCATTTGGTGTTGTTCTTTTTGAGATTATATCAGGGAAGGAAGCCATTATTCAAACACAAGGCCCTGAAAAACGATCATTGGCATCTATTGTAAGTTCTGCTTATAAGACATGATTGTCCAAAAACGATCACTGGCATCTATTGAAATGTAATTAACTGATCATAGCCGTGAAGTAACTAATAtactaaatttaattatcaataaaagatATATACTAGATTTATTACAAGTAAACCTTAAATCAAATGCGATGagaatttaataatttctttgctTTGACTTTAGATGTATTACACATTACACCTCTACATCTCTTGTTTCATTTATTATGGAATGTTCTTGAGacttaatatttgttaaattgCAGATGTTGGCAGTTCTTAGGAACTCACCTGATACCGTGAGCATGTCAAGCACGAGAAACCTCGTTGATCCTATTATGATGGATATGTATCCCCATGATTGTGTATATAAGGTAAGTTGATTTCTCCGTTTTCCACTGTAATGTTTTTGGTTGGGGTATTTTGTTTTTCACCCAAGAAGATTATCCAGCTCAGAACCTAATTAAGGAGAtgttaaatttctttttcataaagAAAACATACAACTCCATCAACATTTTGCATAAcattttgcataaagttttaCACTTTTGCTCCAATGACTCATTGTACTTGGCGTTTTGGTGTGTTTTTGTTCGCGCATAGATGGCCATGCTGGCAAAGCAATGTGTGGATCAGGATCCTGTATTACGCCCTGATATGAAACAAGTTGTGATTTCCCTCTCACAAACCCTGTTGTCTTCTGTTGAGTGGGAAGCCACTCTTGCTGGGAACAGCCAGGTATTCAGTGGCCTTGTTCAGGGAAGATAGTTTACACAACATCATCATTTTCGCCCACTACTCCATCATCTTTTTCCCGTCTCTTCTTTATATACCCCTCTCTTTTTTCaatagatatataataaaataggaAGTTACACTTGTCATGTAAACGATGTGTCAATTGCATtttatttgagagaaaatttttgaaaattagaaTATGTGGTGGTGGAATTGAAAAAGGATTTCGCTGCTCTCTGATTAGTACCGACATAATTTGTAATTTGGCATTAATGTAAGCACGTTTGTATCATCTGATTACTTTGATTAGTAGCCAGATATGGTAAGGCGTGATGCAATTTCCACATTTTTGTGGTTGCAACTTTGGATCCATGCCAGGACTTGCAGTCTTTTGATGCTGCCAAATGACATGGTGCTTTGTCTCGAGATAATTATAAAAGTTCAGATTTGACTTGCTCGTTTACTATTGTCGCCAAAAGAGAGAATGGATACATCACACATAGTTACATACAATACAAAAGATGGTCGTTAAAGTGAGCTAAATCTAATAAGACacatctttatttcttttcacttcttgtttctaaatgattaaattaataattcatggTTCTGCTATTACTGCTGAAGCAGTTCTTGTTTCTAATACGTTGGTATAATACAGACCTTAACTTAATTTAAGGTAGTTGAAACTGGTGAAACATTGGTACAAGGCTAAGGCTTACTTGACAAGGTGGATCAAAAGATCTTCTGGAATAAAGGACGGCCCAATTATCAATCAAGAGAACGTCCCCTTTTTGCCAAGGAATGGCaacagattcttcctccagaatgTGGAGACAATCATAGACAATGTGAGAGGGTAATGGTTGACCATACTTAAAATTTACATAAGTTACTTAAAATTGTTTCAATTCAGAATTAATTCTGAATTTTTTTCtaacataaaatcaaataacataaatgaaaatatatttaaaattaattatgaacttaaaattaattttccaacctgaaaccaaacatcactttatttcatcaaaattggttttgaattcaaaattaattttaagttaaaattttttttggatagcttttacattaaataaaaaaatttatactaatttttactcctaatttatttttataataaaaacattcaaacagAAATCCTATTACCTGAAAATTAATTTGTGAACGCTCGTccaaatataaaactaattatagGTTGACACATCTAGTCAGGTGTTCAGTTCGGCCGTGACTTGTAAGATTTCACTGTAAAATGTTGAGATTGCCAGGGAGTGTTCCTTCTGCTAATCTAAACTATTTccactaccaaaaaaaaaagaagtgtatacataaataaataattaaattaaaaaaaaaacctttgttGAGCGAGGGTCTTGTGATTGGTCAAGAAGGTTGATTTCAAGCCACGGCCAATTGGAGAGTTAGGGTTGTCGTCTTCTCCTAAAACCCTGGTGTACAACAAACCATGCTTCTCTAGTCTCTCCACAAACTCAGGGTACTTCTCCTTCATCCTTTGATACACCACGCGGCTAAGAACAATGATTCAAGGAAAGCTTTTTGGGTTTTGACGGAGTCCCTGAGAGGAACCGAACTTGCAGTTGCAGGTGGAGGAGACACCACAGCGGGGAATGGAACTCCGTTCACAAGCTTCTGCCCGGGAACTTGGATTTCCACCAATGAACTTCCCATGTTTTCTCCCACAGTCACCCGCCACGGAGGAAAGGATAACTTTAGAGACGGAAACTCTGAATGCGACCAGTGTCATATGGGCTATCCTATGGCCCATTTAGCGCACTCACAACCCATGGGCTCATGCTAGGGCCCTTCTTCTATTTGCAACGGTTTTCTTAATACACCccattaattattttctgtttttatatataaacaatatttttaacgAGTTTCatgctataaaaaatatttctataaaatGATACTACTTATAAGTCTTTAATTTTAGTGCCTTTAAGGTGTTTGTCAATGTTGAAACAAACACGTCTACCAGTATTATTACTTGAACATGtggtgaaaatttattaataaaatcatcACTATGTATTATTAAACTACTTACACTATATAGTATATGGGGTTGCAGAGTTCTTGGCAGACTATGGGATGAAAACCAGAGATTTGGAACAAACGTGAAAGTCACCTCCTGACTTTTGTTTAGACTTTGGAGTTGCTTGTCACAACCTTTGTTAGCTTCTTAGTTCTctttgttttgtcttttaatttcatattccaACAACTAAAAAAACACTAGCTAGACTATATTATTTTCACAGTGACCATTTATTAGTTTTGTAAGAATGgtacatattattttaattttcttttatactaTTCTTCATTTTGTTCCCCCCTCTACTAGTCATGCTTGTTTCGGCTAATGCTAGAGAATGTATTTTTCGCCGTTTGATGGGAGCTTAATAATATTCTTccctttgataaaaaaatgatttagttttctttaatttaattatgtatttttttttataaattaaatacttttacatttttttggtgaattaaatttattttaattaattttatatgtatttagtataattttagatctataaaagtataattctagatatattactcaatttataatttttaatattttacttaatttgttTAACAACTTATCtctttgtatttattatttttaaattaatttaaacatttttaaaaataaatgtaaatatttcAAAGGGATTGAAAGATTGATTAAGAAAATTGAAGTGATCGgatcatatgattttttttctttaaaatcgaTCCAATCAaagtactattttttatttgcaacCACAGCCTAGATCCAACGGTTCTCCTTAGTTGTGCAGCCTGGAATGAGTCGTTATACTGTAGCGCGTAGTGAATCAGCTATCAAACATCCTTCTTAAACCCTACAATACattctctctcactctcactgTATTGCTTTGTATTTGTGAATTCTAAAACCCTCAATTCTCTGCAATGGCGGAAACCACTCAATTGACTCGCCACATTGAGTCCTACGTCGACTCTTCTTCTCCCACTCATCAGGTTCATTCCCTTCTCCATACTTGTATTTCATTCATAATTgttcttccttctcttcttctatTTTAGCATGATTGCTTTTGTATTATAGGCTGCAAGTCTGAACGCAATTGCATCTCTCGTGAACACTGATGCCTTAACTCTAGAAGCACTGGTACCTTTCACTTCGCTTTCTCTCTTCGACATTTGCCTTTTCAAACAACGAAAATAAGACTAGaaattttcatgtattcttgctTGCCTAATTTGTGTATTTGCTTGGTTTGTTTTGCTTCTCCTGTTTCTAAATCTAGATCAGagagttggagatgtatttgaCCACAACAGATAACGTTGTACGGGCAAGAGGtgcgttttttatttttttaaagctaGCATAgctctctctatatattataGTCGCGGTCAAATCATGAGTGAGGGAAGTGAACCAATCTAAATTTGTGATGAATTAGATGTCAGTAGGAGGATGTTTTAGTTCCATCACACAAACAATGTTGCATGCGATTgaattctctttctctccacCTTAAATTTTATGCTGCTGAAATTTTGTACATATtaacacgcacacacacacacacacatattgtGTTCTCTTGCGGGCACACAGACATGCTCTCTACACATGCATTTGAATGCATAGatgtatgtaatttaaattgtatttCTTTAAAGGACtgtgaattattttattatcgAATGCCTCTTGGAAAATCTTCAGGAATTCTTCTTCTAGCAGAGGTGATGACTCATATTGAATCAAAACCTCTTAACAGTGCAACTATACATAGTTTGGTTGGATTCTTCAAGGACAGACTGGTCAGTATGAATATTTCTTTTACTACATCacttttttaaagtttatgGTCTGAGAATTTCCTAAATTTTTGTTCTAGTTAGTATCTGTCAGTGGTTTTCTTATTCCCGCTGTTTATTGCTGCAATTTCTTTTCCATTCATATTTTCATATCTTGAGGATAGCACCATCTTGATTGGATTGAGCTGATTTCTTGGTGGAGATTGAGAGATTTGATGGTTTGTTTAGAagctttaaattattaaaactcTTCCTCACAGATAACATCCTGAGACTGTATGTATTTGTATAATTGTATCCTtc of the Glycine max cultivar Williams 82 chromosome 13, Glycine_max_v4.0, whole genome shotgun sequence genome contains:
- the LOC100781752 gene encoding lysM domain receptor-like kinase 3; its protein translation is MNLIQNPSLSLLLHLYFFLLCLHCTSSYPTAMNCTDTSRVCTSFLAFKPHQNQTLAVIQSMFDVLPGEITVEGNGWDYIFIRKNCSCAAGMKKYVSNTTLTVKSNGGFEHDLVMEAYDRLALLPNTTTRWAREGGIISLSLFCSCSSGLWNYLMSYVIRDGDSVESLASRFGVSMDSIETVNGIDNPTVGSLVYIPLNSVPGESYHLMNDTPPAPTPSPSVNNFSADQVNQKAHVPHEWIIGGLGVGLALIILTIIVCVALRSPNCLVEAGNNAKDSSGKISNKFYVFGNPSLFCGCVKPVDQKQTDGESSSHQITGTKTSTLIPDMLDMDKPVVFSYEEIFSSTDGFSDSNLLGHRTYGSVYYGLLGDQEVAIKRMTSTKTKEFMSEVKVLCKVHHANLVELIGYAVSHDEFFLIYEFAQKGSLSSHLHDPQSKGHSPLSWITRVQIALDAARGLEYIHEHTKTRYVHQDIKTSNILLDASFRAKISDFGLAKLVGKTNEGETAATKVVNAYGYLAPEYLSNGLATTKSDVYAFGVVLFEIISGKEAIIQTQGPEKRSLASIMLAVLRNSPDTVSMSSTRNLVDPIMMDMYPHDCVYKMAMLAKQCVDQDPVLRPDMKQVVISLSQTLLSSVEWEATLAGNSQVFSGLVQGR